Proteins from a genomic interval of Streptomyces fodineus:
- a CDS encoding catalase has protein sequence MSETNPLKRAADKATDVLRGDGAGPEQGIPGKPGPEAPPVAEPTEPHEPFPLKADQTAPDTVSPTGQPTGADQARMAQSGSYLTNAQGTRLYDTDHSLKAGPRGPVLLQDHHLREKVMHFDHERIPERVVHARGAGAHGVFRSYGTAANVTKAAFLARDVETPVFVRFSTVLGSRGSADTVRDTRGFATKFYTSEGVFDLVGNNIPVFFIQDAIKFPDVVHAAKPHPDREIPQAQSAHDTFWDFVTLHTEATHHTLWNMSDRGIPRSLRTMEGFGIHTFRLVDADGGTTLVKFHWKPKLGVHSLVWEEAQIIGGVDPDFHRRDLADAIEAGACPEWEFGIQTFPDTSDQTFRGIDLLDPTNIVPEELAPVQPIGLLTLDRNPSNFFAETEQVAFHPGHLVPGIDITDDPLLAGRLFSYLDTQITRLGGPNFPQIPVNRPHAPVNDMTRDGVHQSAVHRGVAPYRPNSLDGGCPFTAGADAGAFVEAPVRVPEATKVREAPASFDDHFSQPRRFWLSMSPVEREHIIGAYTFELGKCYEQAIKERALRVLANIDPELCAAVATGLGLPAPEPTVPLADVAPSPALSQVGHTWPTDGRIIGIISGPDGDLDGVRAVRQEVLDSGMVPLVVAPRGGTLGSGTDAPAVQRTYATARSVEFDALLVAGTPGIGVDAHGARDAKAGLPTDRDGAPDPRVGLLLAEAYRHGKAIGAAKGGESALEAAGIPLDAPGVIAGDGATTVLQELTRLLGSHRVWDRFPSTA, from the coding sequence ATGAGCGAGACGAACCCCCTGAAACGAGCGGCGGACAAGGCGACGGACGTCCTGCGGGGCGACGGCGCGGGCCCGGAGCAGGGCATCCCCGGCAAGCCCGGCCCCGAGGCGCCGCCGGTCGCGGAGCCGACCGAACCCCATGAGCCGTTCCCCCTCAAGGCCGACCAGACCGCCCCGGACACCGTCTCGCCCACCGGGCAGCCCACAGGCGCCGACCAGGCACGGATGGCGCAGAGCGGCAGCTATCTGACCAACGCCCAGGGGACCCGGCTGTACGACACCGACCACTCGCTCAAGGCCGGTCCCCGTGGGCCGGTGCTCCTGCAGGACCACCACCTGCGCGAGAAGGTCATGCACTTCGACCACGAACGCATCCCCGAGCGTGTGGTCCACGCCCGCGGCGCCGGAGCACACGGCGTGTTCCGCAGCTACGGCACGGCGGCGAACGTGACCAAGGCGGCCTTCCTCGCCCGGGACGTCGAAACGCCGGTGTTCGTGCGCTTCTCCACGGTGCTCGGCTCCCGCGGCTCCGCCGACACCGTCCGGGACACCCGTGGATTCGCGACGAAGTTCTACACCAGCGAGGGCGTCTTCGACCTGGTCGGCAACAACATCCCGGTCTTCTTCATCCAGGACGCGATCAAGTTCCCGGACGTCGTCCACGCCGCCAAACCGCACCCGGACCGGGAGATTCCGCAGGCACAGAGCGCCCACGACACCTTCTGGGACTTCGTCACGCTGCACACCGAGGCCACCCACCACACCCTGTGGAACATGTCCGACCGGGGCATCCCGCGCTCATTGCGCACCATGGAGGGCTTCGGCATCCACACCTTCCGCCTGGTCGACGCCGACGGCGGGACGACCCTGGTGAAGTTCCACTGGAAGCCGAAGCTGGGCGTGCACTCCCTGGTGTGGGAGGAGGCGCAGATCATCGGCGGTGTCGACCCGGACTTCCACCGCCGGGACCTCGCCGACGCCATCGAGGCGGGTGCCTGCCCCGAGTGGGAGTTCGGCATCCAGACCTTCCCCGACACCTCCGACCAGACCTTCCGGGGCATCGACCTGCTCGACCCGACGAACATCGTCCCCGAGGAACTCGCCCCCGTGCAGCCCATCGGGCTGCTCACCCTCGACCGCAACCCGTCCAACTTCTTCGCCGAGACCGAGCAGGTCGCCTTCCACCCCGGACACCTCGTCCCCGGCATCGACATCACCGACGACCCGCTGCTCGCCGGACGCCTCTTCTCCTACCTGGACACCCAGATCACCCGCCTGGGCGGGCCCAACTTCCCGCAGATCCCGGTCAACCGGCCGCACGCACCCGTCAACGACATGACCCGCGACGGCGTCCACCAGAGCGCCGTACACCGCGGCGTGGCCCCCTACCGCCCCAACTCCCTCGACGGCGGCTGCCCGTTCACGGCCGGCGCCGACGCGGGCGCGTTCGTCGAGGCTCCGGTACGGGTGCCGGAGGCGACGAAGGTACGGGAGGCACCGGCGTCCTTCGACGACCACTTCAGCCAGCCGCGCCGGTTCTGGCTCAGCATGAGCCCCGTGGAGCGCGAGCACATCATCGGCGCCTACACCTTCGAACTCGGCAAGTGCTACGAACAGGCCATCAAGGAGCGGGCGTTGCGGGTCCTGGCGAACATCGACCCCGAGCTGTGCGCGGCTGTCGCCACCGGCCTCGGCCTGCCCGCCCCCGAACCCACCGTGCCCCTCGCCGACGTCGCGCCGAGCCCGGCCCTGTCCCAGGTCGGGCACACCTGGCCCACCGACGGCCGGATCATCGGCATCATCAGCGGCCCCGACGGCGACCTCGACGGCGTGCGGGCCGTACGTCAGGAGGTGCTGGATTCCGGCATGGTGCCGCTCGTCGTCGCACCGAGGGGCGGCACCCTCGGCTCCGGCACGGACGCACCGGCCGTCCAGCGGACCTATGCCACGGCGCGGTCCGTGGAGTTCGACGCGCTCCTGGTGGCCGGCACCCCGGGCATCGGCGTCGATGCCCACGGCGCCCGGGACGCCAAGGCGGGCCTGCCCACCGACCGCGACGGCGCGCCCGACCCGCGCGTGGGGCTGCTGCTGGCGGAGGCCTACCGGCACGGCAAGGCCATCGGCGCCGCCAAGGGCGGGGAGAGCGCGCTGGAGGCGGCCGGTATCCCCCTCGACGCGCCCGGCGTGATCGCCGGCGACGGCGCCACGACGGTCCTTCAGGAGCTGACCCGGCTGCTCGGCTCCCACCGCGTCTGGGACCGCTTCCCGTCCACTGCCTGA
- a CDS encoding helix-turn-helix transcriptional regulator codes for MDTLTFDSADLEVTEDFLSRAYARMRIGSSTPEAGRARIRRSAIAPVSVDELALDFDMSYAVTPLGRICLCVVHEGTVREHRVQGVEDSFGPGDVVLFAPPDLPYSGRICRARYNITMLDPALLDQVAAGPDGARPVRLTGHRPRSAAAARQLSGTIRHLRDTVLCDPETADQPLIAATAAQYLAASVLTAFPNTALPEPTATDRRDAHPAMLRRALAFIDDHADQPVTVADIAAAAHVTVRALQYAFRQHLDTTPLAHLRAVRLAHAHRDLVAAGPGSGETVTAIAARWGFHHPGRFAAVYRDTYRRSPHTTLSGG; via the coding sequence ATGGACACACTCACCTTCGACAGCGCGGACCTGGAGGTCACGGAGGACTTCCTCAGCCGTGCCTACGCCAGGATGCGCATCGGCAGCAGCACGCCCGAGGCCGGTCGGGCCCGGATCCGGCGCAGCGCCATCGCGCCGGTGAGTGTCGACGAACTCGCGCTGGACTTCGACATGAGCTATGCCGTGACCCCGCTGGGCCGGATCTGCCTGTGCGTCGTACACGAGGGAACCGTGCGAGAGCATCGCGTCCAGGGCGTCGAGGACTCCTTCGGGCCGGGTGACGTGGTGCTGTTCGCGCCGCCCGACCTGCCGTACTCGGGGCGGATCTGCCGCGCCCGCTACAACATCACGATGCTGGACCCGGCGCTGCTCGACCAGGTGGCCGCAGGCCCGGACGGCGCGCGGCCGGTACGGCTGACCGGTCACCGGCCGCGCTCGGCGGCCGCGGCCCGCCAGCTGAGCGGCACGATCCGCCATCTGCGCGATACGGTGCTCTGCGACCCGGAGACCGCCGACCAGCCGCTGATCGCGGCGACGGCCGCGCAGTATCTGGCGGCGAGCGTGCTGACCGCGTTCCCGAACACGGCCCTGCCCGAGCCGACCGCGACCGACCGCCGCGACGCGCATCCGGCGATGCTGCGGCGCGCCCTCGCCTTCATCGACGACCACGCCGACCAGCCGGTCACGGTGGCCGACATCGCCGCGGCGGCCCATGTGACGGTGCGGGCCCTGCAGTACGCCTTCCGGCAGCACCTGGACACCACCCCGCTGGCCCATCTGCGCGCGGTACGGCTCGCGCACGCCCACCGCGACCTGGTGGCCGCCGGACCGGGCAGCGGGGAGACCGTCACGGCGATCGCCGCCCGCTGGGGCTTCCACCATCCGGGCCGCTTCGCCGCCGTCTACCGGGACACCTACCGGCGTTCTCCGCACACCACCCTGTCCGGCGGCTGA
- a CDS encoding aminotransferase class I/II-fold pyridoxal phosphate-dependent enzyme translates to MDHSRAPVLEALEEFRRRGDVVFGPPGHKQGRGTDPRVAGVLGIDVFRSDVLTLNGLDDRRQSQGVLEQAQELMADAVGAERAFFSTCGSSLSVKTAMLSVAGPGEKLLLSRNAHKSVVAAVIINGVEPIWVHPKFDAERHLAHPPEPDDVRARLREHPDAKGMLLITPTDWGTCADIRGIADACHAYGIPLIVDEAWGAHLPFHPDLPAWGMDADADLVVTSVHKMGGAIEQSSVFHLQHDRVAPEVLKQREDLLGTTSASSLVYGALDGWRRQMAERGRELLDVAVHRAERIRAGLRELPGLRVMGGEVVEEGLAVEFDPMKIVMDVRGLGISGMQAAEWLRAHRHVDVGGSDSCRINASITHADDDETEKVLLDAMRSLVENAGSVERRPAVRLPESRALELEQAVLPREAFFGPAEQVPAERSVGRISAEMISPYPPGVPVVAPGEVITTEVLDFLRSGVRHGFLIADAADSSLETLRVTARP, encoded by the coding sequence ATGGATCACTCGCGCGCACCCGTACTCGAGGCCCTCGAGGAGTTCCGGCGCCGCGGAGACGTGGTGTTCGGGCCGCCCGGACACAAGCAGGGCCGCGGCACCGACCCCCGGGTCGCCGGCGTCCTCGGCATCGACGTCTTCCGCTCGGACGTCCTGACCCTCAACGGCCTGGACGACCGCCGGCAGTCCCAGGGAGTGCTGGAACAGGCACAGGAACTGATGGCCGACGCGGTCGGCGCCGAGCGCGCCTTCTTCTCGACCTGCGGCAGCTCCCTGTCCGTCAAGACCGCGATGCTCTCGGTCGCGGGCCCGGGGGAGAAGCTGCTGCTGTCCCGCAACGCCCACAAGTCGGTCGTCGCGGCGGTGATCATCAACGGTGTGGAGCCGATCTGGGTGCATCCCAAGTTCGACGCCGAACGGCACCTGGCCCATCCACCGGAGCCGGACGACGTCCGCGCCCGCCTGCGCGAGCACCCCGACGCCAAGGGCATGCTGCTGATCACGCCCACCGACTGGGGCACCTGCGCCGACATCCGGGGCATCGCCGACGCCTGCCACGCCTACGGCATACCGCTCATCGTGGACGAGGCCTGGGGCGCCCATCTGCCCTTCCACCCGGATCTGCCGGCCTGGGGCATGGACGCCGATGCCGACCTGGTCGTCACCAGCGTGCACAAGATGGGCGGTGCCATCGAGCAGAGTTCCGTCTTCCACCTCCAGCACGACCGGGTGGCGCCCGAGGTACTCAAGCAGCGCGAGGACCTGCTCGGCACCACCAGCGCCTCCTCCCTGGTGTACGGCGCCCTGGACGGCTGGCGGCGGCAGATGGCCGAACGGGGCCGCGAGCTGCTCGACGTGGCCGTCCACCGGGCCGAGCGCATCCGGGCGGGCTTGCGGGAACTGCCGGGGCTGCGGGTGATGGGCGGCGAGGTCGTCGAGGAGGGCCTGGCGGTGGAGTTCGACCCGATGAAGATCGTCATGGACGTCCGGGGCCTCGGCATCAGCGGCATGCAGGCGGCCGAATGGCTGCGGGCGCACCGGCACGTCGACGTGGGCGGCTCGGACAGCTGCCGGATCAACGCCTCGATCACCCACGCCGATGACGACGAGACCGAGAAGGTCCTCCTGGACGCCATGCGCTCCCTGGTGGAGAACGCCGGCTCCGTCGAACGCCGGCCCGCCGTCCGGCTGCCCGAGTCCCGCGCGCTGGAACTCGAGCAGGCGGTCCTGCCGCGTGAGGCGTTCTTCGGGCCCGCCGAGCAGGTACCCGCCGAACGGTCCGTGGGCCGGATCTCCGCCGAGATGATCAGCCCCTACCCGCCCGGGGTGCCCGTCGTGGCGCCCGGCGAGGTGATCACGACGGAGGTGCTGGACTTCCTGCGCAGCGGAGTGCGGCACGGCTTCCTCATCGCGGACGCGGCGGATTCGTCGCTGGAGACCTTGCGCGTCACCGCCCGCCCGTGA
- a CDS encoding ANTAR domain-containing protein — MIGHDEQADRVTALEEEVAQLRRAVVSHALVDQAIGVVITAGGLRPEQGWEVLKQVSQHTNVKLREVARCLVQWPAGRRLPEEIRRALSVAVAQARDAPHGSAASAERDGQVPSCRPVA; from the coding sequence ATGATCGGACACGACGAGCAGGCGGATCGAGTGACGGCACTTGAGGAAGAGGTGGCCCAGCTGCGCCGGGCCGTGGTCTCACACGCCCTGGTCGACCAGGCCATCGGCGTGGTCATCACCGCCGGCGGGCTCCGGCCGGAGCAGGGCTGGGAGGTCCTCAAGCAGGTCTCGCAGCACACCAACGTCAAACTCCGGGAGGTGGCCCGCTGTCTGGTGCAGTGGCCCGCCGGCCGCCGGCTGCCCGAAGAGATCCGCCGGGCCCTGTCCGTGGCGGTGGCCCAGGCACGCGACGCACCCCACGGTTCCGCAGCCTCGGCAGAGCGGGACGGACAGGTCCCGAGCTGCCGCCCGGTCGCTTGA
- a CDS encoding NAD-dependent epimerase/dehydratase family protein, with protein MTSTARDLHVVLGAGPAGSTLAGELGRRGHPVRLVDRTGTGPTPEGVTRLKGDVGTVDGARAAIRDAAVVYHCVNVAYHLQVDVMPGIQDAVLGAVEAEDARLVVVDTLYPYGETHGRVMTENTPWNATSAKGRMRADLDEKYLAAHRAGRARVALGRSADFVGPGVLNSSLGGAVFPGALTGGEVFGLGDIDLPHSYTDIRDVAAGLATLGENPDGDGRVWHLPTAAARTTREVFRMIEEKAGRPMNITIKSEPRPFGPFGEEFMSSYAELFYQHTEPQVMDSSAIQDTFGIKPVPLETTVDDTIAWYRTFLASGH; from the coding sequence ATGACCTCCACCGCACGTGATCTGCACGTCGTCCTCGGTGCCGGACCGGCCGGCTCGACGCTCGCCGGGGAGCTGGGCCGCCGCGGCCACCCGGTCCGCCTGGTCGACCGCACCGGGACCGGCCCAACCCCCGAGGGCGTCACCCGCCTCAAGGGCGACGTCGGCACGGTCGACGGCGCCCGCGCGGCGATCAGGGACGCCGCCGTGGTCTATCACTGCGTGAACGTGGCCTATCACCTGCAGGTCGACGTGATGCCCGGCATCCAGGACGCGGTGCTCGGCGCCGTCGAGGCCGAGGATGCCCGCCTGGTCGTCGTCGACACGCTCTACCCCTACGGCGAGACCCACGGCCGGGTGATGACCGAGAACACCCCGTGGAACGCGACCAGCGCCAAGGGCAGGATGCGGGCGGACCTCGACGAGAAGTACCTGGCCGCGCACCGTGCGGGCCGGGCTCGTGTCGCACTGGGCCGCTCGGCCGACTTCGTCGGTCCCGGCGTGCTCAACTCCTCCCTGGGCGGCGCCGTGTTCCCCGGTGCGCTGACCGGCGGCGAGGTGTTCGGCCTGGGCGACATCGACCTGCCGCACAGCTACACCGACATCCGCGACGTGGCCGCAGGACTGGCCACGCTCGGCGAGAACCCCGACGGCGACGGCCGCGTCTGGCACCTGCCCACCGCTGCGGCCCGCACCACCCGGGAGGTCTTCCGGATGATCGAGGAGAAGGCCGGGCGGCCGATGAACATCACGATCAAGTCGGAGCCGCGCCCGTTCGGCCCCTTCGGCGAGGAGTTCATGAGCTCGTACGCCGAGCTCTTCTACCAGCACACCGAACCGCAGGTGATGGACTCCAGCGCGATCCAGGACACCTTCGGCATCAAGCCCGTCCCGCTGGAGACCACTGTGGACGACACGATCGCCTGGTACCGCACGTTCCTGGCCTCGGGACACTGA
- a CDS encoding Ku protein: MARPIWTGVLTFGLVSLPVGLYTATEDHTVHFHQLQRGTSDRIRNKRVNERTGKEVDADRIVKGYELDEGEYVVVEPEELEEIAPGRSKVIDLAGFVDLHDVEPVYFARTYYVGPRGKEYAKVYELMRAALDRADKAGIGTLTMRGKEYLTALRAQPGVLVLHTLHWADEVRDPADAVEQLPDRRTRADSKELRTAEQLIDALTIDWDPGEYHDTYEERVKKLVAAKRKGEEVVAEPEAPEATNVIDLMDVLSRSVEQSRSGGRKGGGRKRTAGRKAAEDPASLSKAELQKRASTAGVPGRSKMTRDQLIKALAAKAA, translated from the coding sequence ATGGCGAGACCGATCTGGACCGGAGTCCTGACCTTCGGGCTGGTCAGCCTGCCCGTGGGGCTGTACACCGCCACCGAGGACCACACCGTGCACTTCCACCAGCTCCAGCGCGGCACCTCGGACCGGATCCGCAACAAGCGGGTCAACGAGCGCACCGGCAAGGAGGTCGACGCCGACCGGATCGTCAAGGGCTACGAGCTCGACGAGGGCGAGTACGTGGTCGTGGAACCGGAGGAGCTGGAGGAGATCGCGCCCGGGCGGTCGAAGGTGATCGACCTGGCCGGGTTCGTGGACCTCCACGACGTGGAGCCCGTGTACTTCGCCCGCACGTACTACGTCGGCCCGCGCGGCAAGGAGTACGCGAAGGTGTACGAGCTGATGCGGGCGGCGCTGGACCGCGCGGACAAGGCCGGGATCGGCACGCTCACCATGCGCGGCAAGGAGTACCTGACCGCGTTGCGCGCCCAGCCGGGCGTCCTGGTGCTGCACACCCTGCACTGGGCCGACGAGGTGCGCGACCCCGCCGATGCGGTGGAGCAGCTGCCGGACCGGCGCACCAGGGCGGACAGCAAGGAGCTGCGGACGGCCGAGCAGCTGATCGACGCCCTCACCATCGACTGGGATCCCGGCGAGTACCACGACACGTACGAGGAGCGGGTCAAGAAGCTCGTCGCCGCGAAACGGAAGGGCGAGGAGGTCGTCGCCGAACCGGAGGCCCCGGAGGCGACGAATGTCATCGACCTCATGGACGTGCTCAGCCGGAGCGTCGAGCAGAGCAGGTCCGGGGGCCGTAAGGGCGGCGGCCGGAAACGGACCGCGGGCAGGAAGGCCGCCGAGGATCCGGCGTCCCTGTCGAAGGCCGAGCTGCAGAAGCGGGCGAGTACCGCGGGCGTGCCGGGCAGGTCGAAGATGACGCGGGATCAGCTCATCAAGGCCCTTGCGGCGAAGGCGGCTTGA
- a CDS encoding acyltransferase family protein, whose protein sequence is MTTATTRALRTTPPALTGDSTARDSPAAARPSLPSLTGLRWMAALLVFGLHVNNFGYFGGTGGRLVYWGFGAGATGVSFFFVLSGFVLTWSARPSDRALAFWRRRFARVYPVHLVTLALALVMAYTLENQPMPTPKQALSNALLLHSWWRPWWQTLNPVSWSLACEAFFYASFPLLFLLLRRLGARSSTVLGGLSVVAVVVLAWADAHHWWTYALYSFPAARLPEFVLGAVAARLVLLGRWRGPGLEASLALAIIGYFLVPQVTPGYSATVCTIVGFTLLIPAAAVADMQGLPSLWRRRRLVRLGELSFAFYMIHLLVLRAATQLLGTKPHFGLLAAVAVTTTAFAVSLGLSWVLYEAVERPARRLLLRRRRPAAQPERAKESREAPAAARD, encoded by the coding sequence ATGACCACGGCGACGACCCGGGCGCTCCGGACGACGCCGCCCGCCCTGACCGGCGATTCGACCGCCAGGGATTCCCCAGCCGCCGCCAGGCCCTCGCTGCCGTCCCTCACGGGACTGCGGTGGATGGCGGCTCTGCTGGTGTTCGGACTGCATGTGAACAACTTCGGCTATTTCGGAGGCACCGGTGGCCGCCTCGTGTATTGGGGATTCGGTGCGGGTGCCACCGGAGTGTCGTTCTTCTTTGTGTTGTCCGGATTCGTACTGACCTGGTCGGCTCGGCCCAGCGACCGCGCGCTCGCCTTCTGGAGACGGAGGTTCGCGCGCGTCTACCCGGTGCACCTGGTCACTCTGGCGCTCGCCCTGGTCATGGCGTACACGCTGGAGAACCAGCCGATGCCGACCCCGAAGCAGGCGCTGTCCAATGCGCTGCTGCTCCACTCCTGGTGGCGCCCCTGGTGGCAGACGCTGAACCCGGTCAGCTGGTCCCTCGCCTGCGAGGCGTTCTTCTACGCCTCCTTCCCGCTGCTCTTCCTGCTGCTGCGCCGGCTCGGCGCGCGGAGTTCGACCGTGCTGGGCGGTCTGTCGGTCGTGGCGGTCGTGGTGCTGGCCTGGGCGGACGCCCACCACTGGTGGACGTACGCGCTGTACTCGTTCCCCGCGGCCCGGCTGCCCGAGTTCGTCCTCGGCGCGGTCGCCGCGCGGCTGGTGCTGCTCGGCCGCTGGCGCGGGCCCGGACTCGAGGCGTCGCTCGCCCTGGCGATCATCGGCTACTTCCTCGTGCCGCAGGTCACGCCCGGCTACTCGGCCACCGTGTGCACCATCGTCGGGTTCACGCTGCTCATCCCGGCCGCCGCCGTCGCGGACATGCAGGGGCTGCCCTCGCTGTGGCGGCGCCGTCGGCTGGTACGGCTCGGCGAGCTGTCGTTCGCCTTCTACATGATCCATCTGCTGGTGCTGCGCGCCGCCACCCAGCTGCTCGGGACGAAGCCGCACTTCGGGCTGCTGGCGGCGGTCGCCGTGACCACGACCGCGTTCGCCGTGTCGCTGGGGCTGTCCTGGGTGCTGTACGAGGCGGTGGAACGCCCGGCCAGACGCCTGCTGCTGCGCCGGCGCCGGCCGGCCGCCCAGCCGGAACGGGCCAAGGAGAGCCGCGAGGCACCGGCCGCCGCACGGGACTGA
- a CDS encoding class I SAM-dependent methyltransferase: MDRDIRTVEDVLRLLDGLFAPEADRWTQGAAAWWDGFYADRDRPVPFFTAKPDENLVSYLDRGLITPGRALDLGCGPGRNALHLAGRGFEVDAVDLSPAAIAWAEDRAREAGAVAARCAREKGVVRAHCGDAFALTTGSPGGLHGPYDLVYDSGCFHHLPPHRRVSHLALLERVLAPGGHFALTCFAAGRMGSELPDAAFYREPGLHGGLAYTPESLRRIFSGLEEIELRAMRQEAADSAFFGEGFLWTALFRRSAQPETPSSTPGGGAGRR, encoded by the coding sequence ATGGACCGGGACATCCGCACGGTGGAGGACGTGCTGCGACTCCTGGACGGGCTGTTCGCGCCGGAGGCCGACCGCTGGACCCAGGGCGCGGCCGCCTGGTGGGACGGCTTCTATGCCGACCGGGACAGACCGGTGCCGTTCTTCACGGCGAAGCCGGACGAGAACCTGGTGTCCTACCTCGACCGCGGCCTGATCACGCCAGGACGGGCCCTCGACCTGGGCTGCGGTCCCGGCCGTAACGCGCTGCACCTCGCCGGGCGCGGCTTCGAGGTGGACGCCGTCGATCTCTCCCCCGCCGCGATCGCCTGGGCCGAGGACCGCGCGCGGGAGGCGGGCGCGGTTGCGGCGAGATGCGCACGGGAGAAGGGCGTCGTACGGGCCCACTGCGGCGACGCCTTCGCCCTGACCACGGGGAGTCCGGGCGGATTGCACGGCCCGTACGACCTGGTCTACGACTCCGGCTGCTTCCACCACCTGCCGCCGCACCGCCGCGTCAGCCATCTGGCGCTCCTGGAGCGTGTGCTGGCCCCCGGCGGGCACTTCGCGCTCACCTGCTTCGCCGCCGGCCGGATGGGATCCGAGCTCCCCGACGCGGCGTTCTACCGCGAGCCCGGCCTGCACGGCGGCCTCGCCTACACACCCGAGTCACTGCGCCGGATCTTCTCCGGCCTCGAGGAGATCGAGTTGCGTGCCATGCGCCAGGAAGCGGCGGACTCCGCGTTCTTCGGGGAGGGGTTCCTCTGGACGGCCCTGTTCCGCCGTTCCGCCCAGCCGGAAACGCCTTCTTCCACCCCCGGGGGTGGTGCCGGCCGGCGCTGA